Sequence from the Candidatus Methylopumilus planktonicus genome:
ATTTTCGCTATTAAGATAAGAGTCTTCGATAGCGCAGGAAAGTGCGCCGAGCTCGATTAAAGCATCACTCATGATATGTGCATAGTCTGCACTTGCTCGGATTTTAAGATTAATCCAAGCGGCCATTTATTTTTTTTGTATGCCGAGTTTTTTTTCTAAATAATGAATGCTGACACCACCATTATTAAATGCAAGATCAGCCATGAGGTCTTTGTGTAATGGAATATTTGTTTTAATGCCTTCGACTACCATTTCAGATAAAGCAACGCGCATTCGCGCAATAGCTTGATCGCGTGTATCGCCATAAGTAATTAACTTACCAATCATGGAGTCATAATTCGAAGGGACGGTGTAACCAGCGTAGGTATGAGTATCTACTCGAACGCCCGGGCCTCCAGGCATATGAAATGTAGTGACTTTTCCAGGCGACGGTAAAAAGGTATAAGGATCTTCCGCATTAATTCGACATTCAATTGCATGCCCTTTAAAGATAATATCTTTTTGTTTAAAAGGTAATTTTTCACCGCAAGCAATCTTGATTTGTTGTTGAACAATATCAATACCAGTTATAAATTCTGTAACCGGATGTTCAACTTGTAATCGTGTGTTCATTTCAATGAAATAAAATTCATTGTTTTCATATAAGAACTCGAAAGTACCAGCACCTCGATAATTAATTTTCCGGCATGCTTCCGCGCAACGCTCACCAATTTTTTCACGAATTTTTTGTGATAAACCAGGTGCCGGCGCTTCCTCAATAATTTTTTGATGACGACGCTGAAGTGAGCAATCGCGCTCACCGAGATATACAGCATTACCATGCTCATCAGAAAGTATCTGAAATTCAACATGGCGAGGTTTTTCTAAATACTTTTCCATATATACAACGGGGTTGCCAAAAGCGGATTGTGCTTCCTGTTTGGTCATATTGACTGAAGTAATTAAAGCA
This genomic interval carries:
- the accC gene encoding acetyl-CoA carboxylase biotin carboxylase subunit gives rise to the protein MFEKILIANRGEIALRILRACRELGIKTVTIHSEADRDAKYVKLSDESVCIGPAPSTQSYLNIPAVISAAEVTDSEAIHPGYGFLSENADFAERVQQSGFVFIGPRPETIRLMGDKVSAKHAMKEAGVPCVPGSEGALPDEPKEIIAIAKKIGYPIIIKAAGGGGGRGMRVVHTEAALITSVNMTKQEAQSAFGNPVVYMEKYLEKPRHVEFQILSDEHGNAVYLGERDCSLQRRHQKIIEEAPAPGLSQKIREKIGERCAEACRKINYRGAGTFEFLYENNEFYFIEMNTRLQVEHPVTEFITGIDIVQQQIKIACGEKLPFKQKDIIFKGHAIECRINAEDPYTFLPSPGKVTTFHMPGGPGVRVDTHTYAGYTVPSNYDSMIGKLITYGDTRDQAIARMRVALSEMVVEGIKTNIPLHKDLMADLAFNNGGVSIHYLEKKLGIQKK